In a genomic window of Urocitellus parryii isolate mUroPar1 chromosome 2, mUroPar1.hap1, whole genome shotgun sequence:
- the LOC144253268 gene encoding interferon-induced GTP-binding protein Mx1-like codes for MIPPSEVNCANPAAVESNHLFPNGDASTAERNEALGSEFNLCRQYEEKVRPCIDLIDSLRALGVERDLALPAIAVIGDQSSGKSSVLEALSGVALPRGSGIVTRCPLVLRMKKLGQEDEWRGKVSYLDMELELSEASQVEEEIKKAQNLIAGTGLGISDELISLEVSSPSVPDLTLIDLPGITRVAVGNQPTDIGRQIKRLIRKYIQKQETINLVVVPSNVDIATTEALSMAQEEDPDGDRTIGILTKPDLVDKGTEDTVVDVVRNLVCHLKKGYMMVKCRGQQDIQSRLSLAEALQKEKAFFEDHPQFRALLDEGKATIPCLAERLTTELIAHICKSLPLLENQIKENIQKVTEELKNFGVDVPEEESLKTFFLIDKINEFNQEINAIVQAEEVVGPEEMRLFTRMRKEFHKWSNVIEENFQKGHGVLRTEIRKFENQYRGRELPGFVNYRTFETIIKEQLRSLEEPAVDMLHTVTDMVRVAFTNASEKNFAEFFNLHKTAKSKIEDIRLEQEQGAERCIRLHFQMEQIVYCQDQVYRGTLQGVREKEAEEEKRKSHGQSQPVSAEESSMAEIFQHLDAYHKEAHNRISSLVPLIVQFFVLKKFGQKLQTAMLLLLQDKDACGWLLKERSDTSDKRKFLKERLSRLTQARHRLAKFPG; via the exons ATGATTCCTCCATCAGAAGTCAATTGTGCTAATCCTGCTGCTGTGGAATCCAACCATCTCTTCCCAAATGGAGATGCTTCCACGGCAGAGAGAAATGAGGCATTG GGGTCCGAGTTCAACCTCTGCAGGCAGTACGAGGAGAAGGTGCGCCCCTGCATCGACCTCATCGACTCCCTGCGGGCCCTGGGCGTGGAGCGGGATTTGGCCCTGCCTGCCATCGCCGTCATTGGGGACCAGAGCTCGGGCAAGAGCTCTGTGCTGGAGGCTCTGTCGGGAGTGGCTCTCCCCAGGGGCAGTG GTATCGTCACCAGGTGCCCTCTTGTGCTGAGGATgaagaagctggggcaggaggatgagtGGAGGGGCAAGGTCAGTTACCTGGACATGGAGTTGGAGCTCTCAGAGGCTTCACAGGTggaagaggaaatcaaaaaag CCCAGAACCTCATCGCCGGGACAGGGCTGGGCATCAGCGACGAGCTCATCAGCCTGGAGGTCAGCTCCCCCAGCGTCCCGGATCTGACCCTCATCGACCTTCCTGGCATCACCAGGGTGGCTGTTGGCAATCAGCCCACTGACATCGGGCGCCAG ATCAAGCGACTCATCAGGAAGTATATCCAAAAGCAGGAGACCATCAACCTGGTGGTGGTCCCCAGCAACGTGGACATCGCCACCACTGAGGCGCTGAGCATGGCGCAGGAGGAGGACCCTGACGGAGACAGGACCATAG GAATTCTGACGAAGCCCGACCTGGTGGACAAAGGCACCGAAGACACCGTGGTGGACGTGGTGAGGAACCTCGTGTGCCACCTGAAGAAGGGCTACATGATGGTCAAGTGCCGCGGCCAGCAGGACATCCAGTCGCGGCTGAGCCTGGCTGAGGCCCTGCAGAAGGAGAAGGCCTTCTTCGAGGACCACCCTCAGTTCAG GGCTCTGCTGGACGAAGGAAAGGCCACGATTCCCTGCCTGGCGGAGAGACTGACCACTGAGCTCATTGCACACATCTGT AAATCCCTGCCACtgctggaaaatcaaataaaggaaaatatccaGAAAGTAACCGAGGAGTTGAAAAACTTTGGCGTGGACGTCCCAGAGGAGGAGAGCTTGAAAACTTTCTTCCTGATAGAC AAAATCAATGAGTTCAATCAGGAGATCAATGCTATAGTACAAGCCGAGGAAGTTGTAGGGCCGGAAGAAATGCGGCTGTTTACCAGGATGCGAAAAGAGTTCCACAAATGGAGTAATGTGATTGAAGAGAACTTCCAAAAAG GGCATGGAGTTCTGCGTACAGAGATCAGGAAGTTTGAAAACCAGTACCGTGGCCGGGAGCTGCCAGGCTTTGTGAATTACAGGACGTTTGAGACGATCATAAAGGAGCAGCTCAGGTCCCTGGAGGAGCCGGCCGTGGACATGCTGCACACGGTGACAG ATATGGTGCGAGTCGCCTTCACAAATGCTTCAGAAAAgaactttgctgaatttttcaACCTCCACAAAACTGCCAAG TCCAAGATTGAGGACATCAGGCTGGAGCAAGAGCAAGGAGCGGAGAGGTGCATCCGGCTGCACTTCCAGATGGAGCAGATCGTGTACTGCCAGGACCAGGTCTACCGGGGCACGCTGCAGGGCGTCagggagaaggaggcagaggaggagaagaggaaatcCCATGGCCAGAGCCAGCCTGTCTCTGCAGAGGAGTCGTCCATGGCTGAGATCTTCCAGCACCTCGATGCCTATCACAAG GAAGCTCACAACCGCATCTCCAGCCTCGTACCCTTGATCGTCCAGTTCTTCGTCCTGAAGAAGTTCGGCCAGAAGCTGCAGACGGCCATGCTCCTGCTCCTGCAGGACAAGGACGCCTGTGGCTGGCTGCTGAAGGAGCGCAGCGACACCAGCGACAAGAGGAAGTTCCTGAAGGAGCGGCTCTCGCGCCTGACCCAGGCTCGGCACCGGCTGGCCAAGTTCCCTGGCTAA